CCATGCTGGATCATGAAACGCCGCCTTGGCAGTCATCCGTGCTGCCGCCGCTCGGCCACTGGCTCTGCTTCCTGCCGTCGGAACGCCAGTCCGCCATGGGGCATGACGGCCATCCCAAGCGGAATGACGATGGTCTGCTTCCCAATGTCGACCTGCCCCGGCGCATGTGGGCGGGAAGCCGTGTGCAGTTCCTGGGCGACATTCCGCTGGATAGCCCCATCATCCGGACCTCTACCCTGACCGCCGCCACGCCCAAGAGTGGTCGGTCCGGCAATATGCTGTTCGTGACCGTGCGGCACGAAGTCGCGGTCGAGGGCAGGGAAGCCGCTATCGTGGAGGAACAGGACATTGTCTACCGCGAAGCAGCGCCCGTAGGTGCACCCTTTGCGCGTGCCGCCGTCGATCCCGGCGAGGAAGACCCCGTCATCCGGACGCTTACGCCTGATCCGGTGCTGCTGTTCCGCTATTCGGCGCTGACCTTCAACGCGCATCGCATCCATTATGATCGCGACTATACGCGCGACGAGGAAGGCTATCCGGGTCTGGTGGTGCAGGGGCCGCTGCTTGCGACGCTGATGCTCGACCATTTCCTGCGGGAAGAAAAAGCGCGGATAGGTTCCTTCAGCTTCCGGGCCGCGTCGCCTTCCTTCGACGGCGAGCCCATCCGGCTGGGCTTCCGACGTGAGGGCAATGAAGCCGCGTTGCGCGTGGTCGGCCCGGCGGGCGTGGCCATGACGGGCTCTGTGGAGATTGCTGCGTGAATCCCGGCTGGCGCTCGCTGCTGTTCGCGCCCGCCGACGATCAGGTCCGGCTGGCCAAGGTCGCGAGCCGTGGAGCCGACGCGGTCATTCTGGATCTGGAGGATGCCGTACCCCCGGCGCGCAAGGCCGCCGCGCTCGCTGGCCTGCCTGAAACCGCGGCCGGACTGGCGGCGCAGGGTTGTGCGGTGGTGGTGCGGATCAATGCGGGCTGGCGCGCCGTGATGGCTGAATTGCCCGTCGTCGTGCAACCTGATGTCGCCGCGATCATGGTGCCCAAGGTCGAAAGTGCGGAGCGTCTGGCTGTGCTGGCGGAGATGATCGTCGAACTCGCGGAGGAGGCGAGCATGTCCGCCCCGCCGGGGATCATCGCGCTGCTCGAAAGCCCGGCAGGCATTGCCGAAGCAGACCGGATCGCCGCCGTTCGGGGCGTGGCCGGGCTGGCTCTGGGCACGGAGGATTTCTCCCTCGCCCTGGGCGTGCCCCCGACGCGGGAGGCACTGGAACTGCCCTGCCGTCTGATCGCACTGGCGGCGGCGCGGCATGGTTTGATGGCATTGGGCCTGCCTGTCTCCATTGCCACGGTTGAGGATGGCAAAGTCTGGGCGGAAGGCGTGCGTTCTGCCCGTGCCACGGGAATGACAGGGGCGCTCTGTATCCATCCCCGCCAGATCGAGCCGGTGAACACCGGCTTCGCGCCGTCCAGCGCCGAGATCGAAACCGCAAGGCGCGTTCTGGACGCGTGGGAAAGCGCGAATGGCGCCGGTGTCATCATGCTCGACGGCAAGATGATCGACAGGCCGGTGATATTGGCGGCCGAGCGCCTGATCGCCCGCGCCGTGAAAGGCAAGAGGGAAAGATCCTTGTGCCCGTGAAGCGGGTGATTGACTATAATGTGAAGCCGCGCGTGAAGGCGGATGGGACGGGCGTTGATCTGGCGAACGTCAAGATGAGCATGAACCCGTTCGACGAGATCGCGATCGAGGAAGCCATTCGGCTGAAGGAAAAGGGCGTGGCGACCGAGGTCGTGGCGGTGTCGATCGGCGTTGCGAAGGCGCAGGAAACGCTGCGCACGGCGCTGGCCATGGGTGCGGATCAGGCGATCCTGATCCAGACCGATGACGAGGTCGAACCGCTGGGCGTGGCCAAGCTGCTCGCCAAGGTGCAGGAAGAGGAAGGCGCTGGCCTGATCATCCTGGGCAAGCAGGCGATTGACGATGACAGCAACCAGACCGGCCAGATGCTGGCGGCTCTGCTGAACCTGCCGCAGGGCACCTTCGCCTCCAAGGTCGAGGTCGAGGGCGACAAGGTCAGCGTGACCCGCGAAGTCGACGGTGGTCTGGAAACGGTGAAGCTGAACGTTCCGGCGATCATCACCACCGAC
This window of the Sphingobium sp. EM0848 genome carries:
- a CDS encoding acyl-CoA dehydrogenase; the protein is MSDPQSYVGRQEVLRDWSDSDRFTRLSAMLDHETPPWQSSVLPPLGHWLCFLPSERQSAMGHDGHPKRNDDGLLPNVDLPRRMWAGSRVQFLGDIPLDSPIIRTSTLTAATPKSGRSGNMLFVTVRHEVAVEGREAAIVEEQDIVYREAAPVGAPFARAAVDPGEEDPVIRTLTPDPVLLFRYSALTFNAHRIHYDRDYTRDEEGYPGLVVQGPLLATLMLDHFLREEKARIGSFSFRAASPSFDGEPIRLGFRREGNEAALRVVGPAGVAMTGSVEIAA
- a CDS encoding CoA ester lyase — protein: MNPGWRSLLFAPADDQVRLAKVASRGADAVILDLEDAVPPARKAAALAGLPETAAGLAAQGCAVVVRINAGWRAVMAELPVVVQPDVAAIMVPKVESAERLAVLAEMIVELAEEASMSAPPGIIALLESPAGIAEADRIAAVRGVAGLALGTEDFSLALGVPPTREALELPCRLIALAAARHGLMALGLPVSIATVEDGKVWAEGVRSARATGMTGALCIHPRQIEPVNTGFAPSSAEIETARRVLDAWESANGAGVIMLDGKMIDRPVILAAERLIARAVKGKRERSLCP